The Legionella sp. PATHC032 genome has a window encoding:
- the rfbA gene encoding glucose-1-phosphate thymidylyltransferase RfbA → MKGIILAGGFGTRLYPLTKSISKHMIPVYDKPMIYYAISTLMLANIREILIISTEEHLPLYKNLLNDGSQWGVSFNYIVQNEPRGIAEAFILGEKFIGSDSVCLVLGDNIHQGRGFSELLQNAKSKLNGATVFAYYVDKPQAYGVVEFNEKQQVLSIVEKPAQPKSNYAVTGLYFYDNQVIEIAKSLKPSGRGELEITDINQFYLYENKLDVQILGRGFVWLDMGTPETLLSASNYICTIEQRQGLKIGCPEEIAWRMNFISDDELLCRARELNKSSYGQYLAELLNHKRF, encoded by the coding sequence ATGAAAGGTATTATCCTGGCAGGTGGTTTTGGCACAAGACTGTATCCTCTGACAAAATCCATTAGTAAGCATATGATTCCGGTTTATGATAAACCAATGATTTATTACGCCATCTCTACATTAATGTTGGCTAATATCAGGGAAATACTGATTATTTCAACGGAAGAGCATCTTCCTTTATATAAAAATTTATTAAATGATGGCTCCCAGTGGGGGGTTTCATTTAACTACATTGTGCAAAATGAACCAAGAGGGATTGCGGAAGCATTCATTTTAGGCGAAAAGTTTATTGGTAGTGATTCTGTTTGCCTGGTTTTGGGAGATAATATCCACCAGGGCAGAGGCTTTTCTGAATTATTACAAAACGCAAAGTCAAAATTAAATGGCGCAACAGTTTTTGCCTATTATGTCGATAAACCCCAAGCCTATGGTGTGGTGGAGTTCAATGAGAAACAACAAGTCCTATCTATAGTGGAAAAACCAGCGCAGCCCAAATCCAACTATGCGGTAACCGGATTATATTTTTATGATAATCAAGTCATAGAAATTGCCAAGAGTTTAAAACCCTCTGGCAGAGGGGAACTTGAAATAACCGATATCAATCAGTTTTATTTATATGAAAACAAACTGGATGTCCAGATTTTGGGAAGAGGTTTTGTCTGGCTGGATATGGGTACACCAGAAACCCTGTTATCAGCAAGTAACTATATCTGTACTATCGAACAGCGGCAAGGTTTAAAAATTGGATGCCCTGAAGAAATAGCGTGGCGTATGAATTTTATTAGTGATGATGAGTTACTGTGCAGGGCTAGAGAGCTTAATAAAAGTAGTTACGGTCAATATCTTGCAGAGCTACTCAATCATAAACGGTTTTAA
- the rfbC gene encoding dTDP-4-dehydrorhamnose 3,5-epimerase, which yields MNVIDTKISEIKIIEPKIYGDERGFFYESFQAKRYEKLLGITDHFVQDNFSRSQKGVLRGLHYQSQQTQGKLVSVLAGEVFDVAVDIRLDSPTFGQWVGVILSGENKRQFWIPKGFAHGFYVLSDVADFAYKCTDYYHPESEFSIHYLDPQLAIDWPLGNQVQLSPKDAAGKPLSVIDTQLLPRYQT from the coding sequence ATGAATGTCATAGATACTAAAATAAGCGAAATTAAAATTATTGAACCAAAGATTTATGGTGATGAAAGGGGTTTTTTTTACGAATCTTTTCAAGCCAAGCGATATGAGAAGTTATTAGGAATAACCGATCATTTTGTCCAGGATAATTTTTCAAGATCACAAAAAGGAGTGCTAAGAGGTTTGCATTATCAAAGTCAACAAACTCAGGGAAAACTGGTTTCAGTTTTAGCTGGTGAAGTTTTTGATGTTGCCGTGGATATTAGGTTAGACTCACCTACTTTTGGGCAATGGGTTGGAGTGATTCTTTCCGGAGAAAACAAAAGGCAATTTTGGATTCCTAAAGGGTTTGCCCATGGATTTTATGTTTTGAGTGATGTGGCTGACTTTGCTTATAAATGCACGGATTATTACCATCCTGAAAGTGAATTTTCCATTCATTATCTTGACCCGCAACTAGCAATTGATTGGCCATTAGGAAATCAGGTTCAATTGTCTCCAAAAGACGCTGCAGGCAAGCCTTTAAGTGTAATAGATACTCAACTTTTACCGAGATATCAAACCTAA
- the rfbB gene encoding dTDP-glucose 4,6-dehydratase, whose translation MICQMSSTILLKNKNHTMKNQMNNLLVTGAAGFIGSNFVKFMIDKYQEIKIVSLDKLTYAGNKANLSEIEKYQNHLFVQGDILDKNLVLSLLREHEIDTLVHFAAESHVDNSIDNPQIFLETNVIGTFTLLEAARIYWLNERQWDKSLCRFHHVSTDEVYGSLEKEEAAFTEKNSYQPNSPYSASKASSDHIVRAYYHTYGLPVTTSNCSNNYGPNQHKEKLIPKVVYACVNQLPITVYGNGSNVRDWLFVMDHCEAIDTVIQKGMVGEVYNIGGNKELDNLSLIKMICQMMDDLKPMEKPYDSLITFVEDRKGHDKRYAIDNSKIQKELGWVPQGDFSHKLSNTIEHYLKKYL comes from the coding sequence ATGATTTGCCAGATGTCATCGACAATTTTACTAAAAAATAAGAATCACACTATGAAAAATCAAATGAACAATCTTTTGGTAACTGGGGCTGCAGGCTTTATAGGAAGTAATTTTGTTAAATTTATGATCGATAAATACCAGGAAATCAAGATAGTTAGTCTGGATAAATTGACCTATGCAGGAAATAAAGCCAATTTGAGCGAAATAGAAAAATATCAAAATCATCTTTTTGTGCAAGGAGACATATTGGACAAAAATCTGGTGTTATCCTTACTAAGGGAACATGAGATAGATACTCTTGTCCATTTTGCAGCCGAATCCCATGTGGATAATTCCATTGATAACCCGCAAATATTTCTTGAAACCAATGTGATTGGAACTTTTACTCTGTTAGAGGCAGCAAGGATTTATTGGTTGAATGAAAGGCAATGGGATAAATCATTGTGTCGGTTTCATCATGTATCCACCGATGAAGTGTATGGTTCATTAGAAAAAGAAGAGGCTGCGTTCACTGAAAAAAATTCATATCAACCTAATTCCCCCTATTCAGCGTCCAAAGCAAGTTCTGATCATATAGTCAGAGCTTATTATCATACTTATGGATTACCTGTTACCACTTCCAATTGTTCGAATAATTACGGGCCTAATCAACATAAAGAGAAGTTGATTCCTAAAGTAGTGTATGCTTGCGTCAATCAGCTGCCTATTACTGTCTACGGTAATGGATCAAATGTTCGCGATTGGTTGTTTGTCATGGATCATTGCGAAGCAATTGATACGGTTATTCAAAAGGGAATGGTTGGAGAGGTTTATAATATAGGTGGTAATAAAGAACTGGATAATTTAAGTTTGATAAAAATGATTTGTCAGATGATGGATGATTTAAAGCCTATGGAAAAACCATATGACTCATTGATTACCTTTGTTGAAGACAGGAAGGGTCATGACAAGCGATATGCCATAGACAATAGTAAAATTCAAAAGGAATTGGGTTGGGTTCCACAAGGTGATTTTTCCCATAAACTATCAAACACTATTGAGCATTATTTAAAGAAATATTTATAG
- the rfbD gene encoding dTDP-4-dehydrorhamnose reductase has product MKIMVTGANGQVGTEIVKFFSSEYEVYACTRDILDCSKPERVHDVLSEIQPDLVINAAAYTAVDKAEDEPDLVHIVNTQFVCRLVNYCSLKNIPLIHLSTDYVFDGEKEGSYHENDIPHPLSTYGRSKWEGEQAILSQLKKYIILRVSWVFGEQGKNFVKTILNLACSRKELNIVSDQWGRPTSARDIARVLFEIVQKISRSSFESWGLYHYAGQGVTNWYEFASTFLKIAKEKQLSLTLNNLNPIKSEEYPTKAIRPKNSVLDTTKIETILGIKSCSWKNDLPDVIDNFTKK; this is encoded by the coding sequence ATGAAAATAATGGTTACAGGTGCTAATGGGCAAGTTGGTACCGAGATTGTCAAATTTTTTTCTTCTGAGTATGAAGTATATGCATGTACCAGAGATATTCTTGATTGTTCCAAACCCGAACGGGTTCATGATGTGTTATCAGAAATCCAACCGGATCTTGTCATTAATGCAGCAGCTTACACGGCTGTAGATAAGGCAGAAGATGAACCTGATTTGGTTCATATCGTGAACACCCAGTTTGTCTGTCGCTTGGTGAATTATTGTAGCCTGAAAAATATCCCCTTGATCCATTTATCAACTGATTATGTATTTGATGGAGAAAAGGAGGGTTCCTATCATGAAAATGATATTCCTCATCCATTAAGCACCTATGGACGTAGCAAATGGGAGGGGGAACAGGCTATTTTATCTCAACTTAAAAAGTATATTATTTTACGAGTTAGCTGGGTATTTGGTGAACAAGGGAAAAATTTTGTAAAAACGATTTTAAATTTGGCTTGCAGCAGAAAGGAATTGAATATCGTTTCTGACCAATGGGGAAGACCTACTTCAGCTCGAGATATAGCAAGGGTACTATTTGAAATAGTGCAGAAAATCAGCCGCTCTTCCTTTGAATCTTGGGGCCTATATCATTATGCAGGGCAGGGTGTCACTAATTGGTACGAATTTGCCAGCACATTTCTTAAGATAGCAAAAGAGAAACAGCTTTCTTTGACTTTAAACAATCTAAATCCGATTAAGTCAGAAGAATATCCTACAAAGGCAATAAGGCCAAAAAATTCGGTACTTGATACAACAAAGATAGAAACAATATTGGGTATAAAAAGCTGCAGCTGGAAAAATGATTTGCCAGATGTCATCGACAATTTTACTAAAAAATAA
- a CDS encoding MBOAT family O-acyltransferase has product MNFATFQFIIFLGLSLTVFFLISAYYRKYFILICSYVFYGTWSVPLISIILFSTSVDYYLGNRIHNTTSKQLKKLFLTLSIFINCSILIYFKYANFFLDNANTLGALIGIDLPIPKAVHIILPLGVSFYTFEAISYIVDIYRGEKPASNWLNYNFYIMYFPHLISGPIVRYKEIYQQYESTIELPEFSRINEGLRLVLYGFIFKLVIADGVASIVDSVFNNYQNATHLESWLAAIAFTVQIYFDFLGYTHIARGVSLFFNIKLPLNFNHPYNAVNISDFWQRWHISLSLWIRDYLYIPFGGSRGTLIKTVNNLIVTMFIAGLWHGASWNYAIWGAYHGMLLSIYHIYRNKFKNKNIAPANSYYRIASIAFTFLCVVVGWVIFRANSFDQAYTLITKMFNPIGIAKEIAINRSSTGYTDSVLGLLALSALCFIGPQLKKFETQTLSSLQPLWIKKCGYIFGMLMLMIFMFSPTKPFIYFVF; this is encoded by the coding sequence ATGAACTTTGCAACCTTTCAATTTATTATATTTTTAGGCCTCTCATTGACTGTCTTCTTCTTGATAAGTGCTTATTATCGAAAATATTTTATATTGATTTGCAGTTATGTGTTTTATGGCACATGGAGTGTTCCGCTGATTAGTATCATACTTTTTTCTACCTCTGTAGATTATTATTTAGGGAACAGAATTCATAATACGACGTCTAAGCAATTAAAAAAGCTGTTTCTTACTCTATCTATTTTTATTAATTGCTCGATTTTGATCTATTTCAAATATGCCAACTTTTTTTTGGACAACGCGAATACGCTAGGCGCTCTTATTGGTATCGATTTACCAATACCCAAAGCGGTTCATATCATCCTGCCCTTAGGCGTTTCATTTTATACTTTCGAAGCGATCAGTTACATTGTAGATATCTACAGAGGAGAAAAACCAGCAAGCAACTGGTTAAATTATAATTTTTATATTATGTATTTCCCCCACCTGATTTCAGGGCCTATTGTCCGTTATAAAGAAATTTATCAACAATATGAAAGCACTATTGAGCTACCAGAGTTCTCCCGAATTAATGAAGGATTAAGACTGGTTTTATACGGTTTTATTTTTAAATTAGTCATAGCAGACGGAGTCGCCTCTATTGTAGATTCCGTATTTAACAATTATCAAAACGCGACTCATCTTGAATCATGGCTTGCTGCCATTGCGTTTACCGTACAAATTTATTTTGATTTTCTGGGTTATACCCATATTGCAAGAGGGGTTTCCTTATTTTTCAATATAAAGCTGCCACTTAATTTCAATCATCCTTACAATGCAGTTAATATCAGTGATTTTTGGCAACGATGGCATATCAGTCTCTCACTCTGGATTAGAGATTATTTATACATTCCTTTTGGAGGTAGTCGAGGAACTTTAATTAAAACAGTTAATAACTTAATAGTCACAATGTTCATTGCCGGATTATGGCACGGAGCCTCCTGGAATTACGCCATCTGGGGAGCTTATCACGGGATGTTGTTGTCTATATACCACATCTATCGTAATAAATTTAAAAACAAAAATATTGCCCCGGCAAATAGCTATTATCGAATAGCATCTATTGCTTTTACATTTTTATGTGTCGTTGTTGGATGGGTTATCTTTAGAGCCAATTCTTTTGACCAAGCTTACACGCTAATTACAAAAATGTTTAATCCAATAGGAATTGCAAAAGAAATTGCTATCAATCGTTCTTCAACTGGTTACACTGATTCGGTATTAGGTTTACTTGCATTATCTGCATTATGCTTTATTGGACCACAGTTAAAAAAATTTGAAACTCAAACTCTTTCCTCACTTCAGCCACTTTGGATTAAAAAATGCGGTTATATCTTCGGCATGTTGATGCTGATGATATTCATGTTCTCACCAACAAAACCCTTTATTTATTTTGTTTTCTAG
- a CDS encoding Gfo/Idh/MocA family protein has product MKNLNVAIIGAGRMGREHIKAFQAVPGVQVTGLLSRTYEKAAALANEFDIPYVANSIEELNKHTKADLVVVAVPELEANQVAKKCFQYHWAVLLEKPAGYDLMDAHDIAEAALTANGPIYVGLNRRFYCSSIQIRKDLDSKSVDKRFIHIQDQQSFEEARACLHPEKVVQKFMYANSIHTIDLIRFFARGEVTKVVPVAPWKKEQTEIVISYVEFDSGDRALYECIWKGPGPWACSVSTPSIRWTMQPLEKARYQNANERIVHDLTLDDIDQQFKAGFYKQAEEVCKGVRGQESHAISLADSLKTMDLIHQIYGE; this is encoded by the coding sequence ATGAAGAATTTAAATGTTGCAATAATTGGTGCCGGTCGAATGGGGCGTGAGCATATTAAAGCGTTTCAAGCTGTCCCTGGAGTTCAAGTAACTGGTTTATTAAGTAGAACATACGAAAAGGCTGCTGCTTTAGCGAATGAATTTGATATTCCTTATGTTGCAAATTCCATTGAAGAACTAAATAAACATACTAAAGCTGATTTGGTAGTGGTTGCAGTTCCTGAGCTTGAAGCCAATCAAGTGGCTAAAAAATGTTTTCAATATCATTGGGCTGTGCTGTTGGAAAAACCAGCCGGATATGATTTGATGGATGCTCATGATATTGCTGAAGCAGCATTAACAGCAAACGGCCCAATCTATGTGGGCTTGAATAGAAGATTTTATTGCAGTTCAATACAAATTCGTAAAGATCTTGATTCAAAGAGTGTTGATAAGAGATTTATCCATATTCAGGATCAACAGAGTTTTGAAGAAGCAAGAGCTTGCCTGCACCCAGAAAAAGTTGTTCAAAAATTTATGTATGCTAATTCAATCCATACCATCGATTTAATTCGATTTTTTGCAAGAGGTGAAGTAACCAAAGTAGTTCCGGTTGCGCCCTGGAAAAAGGAGCAAACAGAAATCGTAATCAGTTATGTTGAGTTTGATAGTGGAGATCGTGCATTATATGAATGCATTTGGAAAGGGCCAGGTCCTTGGGCATGTAGTGTAAGTACACCAAGTATCCGTTGGACAATGCAGCCACTTGAAAAGGCTCGCTATCAAAATGCCAATGAAAGAATCGTCCATGATTTAACATTGGATGATATCGATCAACAATTTAAAGCAGGATTTTATAAACAGGCTGAAGAGGTTTGCAAAGGGGTGCGTGGTCAAGAGAGTCATGCGATATCATTGGCAGACAGTTTAAAAACGATGGATTTGATTCATCAAATTTATGGTGAATAA
- a CDS encoding MraY family glycosyltransferase has translation MNIMLSVFFILLSFVCTKLFCVIAQNSKLIDKPNDRTLHLKPTVRGGGIVFIGLSLLILPFIWYFTGTLYKESVFLLLCILLITGVSFFDDIYDLPIKIRLGVQCIVAFILAVSMRPEKLDFILFSLNHSYIIIPFIFFIVIWAINHFNFMDGLDGFCALQAIYLLASYFILFNMHHALVYQDFCWILICSLIGFLIFNFPPARLFMGDVGSASLGLIIFSMALIAQQKYQIPIVYWFMLNSLFLFDSTVTLLRRIMNKERWFAPHKKHAYQRLKQFGMDTRFILLAQLLMNGFIGCLVFLSWTQKLTILCALFMLTLILFSYYFIVERIYPMHFQAP, from the coding sequence ATGAATATAATGCTTAGTGTTTTTTTTATACTGTTATCTTTTGTTTGTACCAAACTATTTTGTGTTATTGCACAAAATTCAAAGTTAATCGATAAACCCAATGACAGAACTCTGCATTTGAAACCAACGGTTAGAGGGGGAGGCATTGTATTTATTGGTTTGTCTTTATTAATTTTACCTTTTATTTGGTACTTTACAGGTACGCTCTATAAAGAATCGGTGTTTTTATTGCTGTGCATTCTTTTAATAACCGGGGTCAGTTTTTTTGATGATATATACGATCTCCCTATCAAGATTAGGCTGGGAGTACAATGTATTGTCGCTTTCATTTTGGCTGTATCCATGAGACCAGAAAAACTGGATTTTATACTTTTTTCGTTGAATCATAGCTATATCATAATTCCGTTCATTTTTTTCATAGTCATCTGGGCCATAAATCATTTTAATTTTATGGATGGTTTGGATGGCTTTTGTGCGTTACAGGCTATTTATTTACTTGCCTCCTATTTCATTTTATTTAATATGCATCATGCTTTGGTTTACCAGGATTTTTGTTGGATTTTAATATGCAGTTTGATTGGATTTTTAATTTTTAATTTTCCTCCAGCAAGATTATTCATGGGGGATGTAGGTAGTGCTTCATTAGGACTAATCATTTTCTCAATGGCCTTGATTGCCCAACAAAAATACCAAATTCCTATCGTTTATTGGTTTATGCTAAACAGCCTTTTTCTTTTTGATTCTACAGTCACTTTATTGAGACGAATCATGAATAAAGAGCGGTGGTTTGCTCCACACAAAAAACATGCTTATCAGAGATTAAAACAATTTGGAATGGATACCCGTTTCATATTGCTTGCTCAATTACTAATGAATGGATTCATTGGATGTTTGGTGTTCTTGAGTTGGACACAGAAATTGACGATATTATGTGCATTATTCATGTTAACACTGATTTTATTTAGTTATTATTTTATTGTTGAAAGAATATATCCGATGCATTTTCAAGCGCCTTAA
- a CDS encoding NAD-dependent epimerase/dehydratase family protein, which produces MTKVLVTGATGFIGSSLVPALIAAGYDVRCAVWQKNQYMSVEQVEIDKLEQVTDWSEALNGIDIVIHLAARVHVMKENTSSSLEEYCKINSIATKNFAEQAAKHKVKRFVFLSTIKVNGEVSLPQSPFSEKNSAQPKDSYAQSKLKAELYLQEVSEHSEMEVVILRPPLVYGPGVKANFLKLLGMVEKGWPLPFASIKNKRSFIFIDNLISAILMVMTHPKAANQLYLVADNESWSLADLLSLLAQNMKINLRLYHFPATFLACLFKITGMGSLNTRLLSSLEIDNSKIISDLGWTPPVDSCEGLKKTAVWYQYEYNA; this is translated from the coding sequence GTGACAAAAGTATTAGTGACAGGCGCAACAGGTTTTATTGGCAGTAGCTTGGTTCCGGCTCTTATTGCTGCAGGGTATGATGTTCGTTGTGCTGTGTGGCAAAAAAATCAATACATGTCTGTTGAGCAAGTCGAAATTGATAAGCTGGAGCAAGTAACGGATTGGTCAGAAGCTTTGAATGGAATTGATATTGTCATACATCTGGCTGCGCGAGTCCATGTTATGAAAGAGAATACCTCCTCCTCTCTGGAAGAGTATTGTAAAATAAACAGCATCGCCACAAAGAATTTTGCTGAACAAGCTGCAAAACACAAAGTAAAGCGATTTGTATTTTTAAGTACTATTAAGGTGAATGGAGAAGTAAGCTTGCCTCAGAGCCCATTTTCTGAGAAAAATTCTGCTCAACCAAAAGATTCTTATGCTCAAAGCAAGTTGAAAGCAGAGCTCTATTTACAAGAGGTTAGTGAACATAGTGAAATGGAAGTGGTTATCTTGAGGCCTCCTCTAGTTTATGGACCAGGGGTAAAAGCTAATTTTTTAAAATTATTAGGTATGGTGGAAAAAGGATGGCCATTGCCTTTTGCCAGTATAAAGAATAAGAGAAGTTTTATTTTTATTGATAATTTGATTTCGGCTATTCTAATGGTAATGACACATCCTAAAGCAGCAAATCAACTTTATCTTGTGGCAGATAATGAATCTTGGTCTTTAGCAGATTTGTTATCCTTGCTAGCCCAAAATATGAAAATCAATTTAAGATTATATCACTTCCCTGCTACTTTTTTAGCCTGCCTGTTCAAGATCACAGGAATGGGCAGTTTAAATACTCGTTTGCTGAGCTCTCTGGAAATTGATAATTCAAAGATTATTTCAGACTTAGGCTGGACTCCACCGGTTGATTCATGTGAGGGCTTAAAAAAAACAGCAGTTTGGTATCAATATGAATATAATGCTTAG
- the pgi gene encoding glucose-6-phosphate isomerase, producing the protein MKRQTELLSWNLLQMEANRIRSNSGSQPYFVVDSNNYESRKQLNGIEYDYSRQRVNGAIIDLLINLADEVKLSEKIDNLIKGKKVNTSENRAALHTALRDLGNKSILIDGLDIMSEVINTREKIKVVSNQIREKKWLGYSGLPITDIVNIGIGGSDLGPRVCIHALSNYISKEFNYHFISDVDPASFNDVIAKINPQTTLFIVSSKSFTTKETLLNARKAFALYEDMTSIDQHFIAVTAHPERAYQMGIKTALSIWDWVGGRFSFCSAVNLITAIAIGYEQFAELLAGAHDVDTHVQFTDFKNNIPVLMALIGVWNNNFLNIHNLLILTYSKKLEYFVPYVQQLDMESNGKSIDVNGRMVDYATGPIVWGGLGNQAQHSYFQLLCQGTHRCVGDFITLKTNDDHEINSMCHYKMKVLSEGIQTNENPYGYIPGNMPMNHLILSDCSPYTLGALVALYEHKIFVQSVIWNINPFDQPGIESAKSAHREITLSSES; encoded by the coding sequence ATGAAGCGTCAGACAGAATTATTATCATGGAATTTGCTTCAAATGGAAGCAAATAGAATTCGTTCAAATTCAGGTTCACAACCATACTTCGTTGTGGATTCCAACAATTATGAATCCAGAAAACAGCTCAATGGTATTGAGTACGACTATTCCAGACAGCGAGTCAACGGAGCTATCATTGATTTGCTTATCAATTTAGCGGATGAAGTTAAATTATCAGAAAAAATTGATAACTTGATCAAGGGTAAAAAGGTTAATACCAGTGAAAACAGGGCGGCTCTGCATACTGCACTGAGAGATTTGGGTAATAAATCAATACTGATTGACGGACTGGATATCATGTCCGAAGTGATCAATACGCGTGAAAAAATTAAAGTCGTGTCTAATCAGATTAGGGAAAAGAAGTGGCTGGGTTATTCAGGATTACCAATAACTGATATTGTAAATATAGGCATTGGCGGCTCAGATTTAGGTCCTCGTGTGTGTATCCATGCCCTATCTAATTATATTTCCAAAGAGTTTAATTACCATTTTATCTCAGATGTTGACCCGGCCAGTTTCAACGATGTGATTGCAAAAATTAATCCTCAAACCACCTTATTTATTGTTTCTTCCAAATCATTTACTACAAAAGAAACTCTATTAAATGCCAGAAAAGCTTTTGCATTGTATGAGGATATGACTTCTATCGATCAACATTTTATAGCTGTAACCGCTCATCCGGAAAGAGCTTATCAAATGGGTATTAAAACTGCGTTATCGATTTGGGATTGGGTTGGTGGTCGATTTTCTTTTTGTTCCGCAGTGAATTTAATTACTGCCATTGCAATTGGTTATGAACAATTTGCTGAATTGCTGGCGGGTGCCCATGATGTCGATACTCATGTTCAGTTTACTGATTTTAAAAATAATATACCTGTGCTTATGGCTTTAATCGGTGTATGGAATAACAATTTTTTGAATATTCATAATTTACTTATTCTTACCTATTCCAAAAAACTGGAGTACTTTGTTCCTTATGTACAACAGCTGGATATGGAGAGCAATGGAAAATCTATTGATGTGAATGGAAGAATGGTAGATTATGCCACTGGACCTATCGTTTGGGGTGGATTAGGTAATCAGGCACAACATAGCTATTTTCAATTATTGTGTCAAGGTACACATCGATGCGTTGGCGATTTCATTACTTTGAAAACTAATGATGATCATGAGATTAATTCCATGTGCCATTATAAAATGAAAGTGTTAAGTGAAGGAATTCAAACAAATGAAAATCCTTATGGATACATTCCTGGCAATATGCCAATGAATCATCTTATTTTGTCAGATTGTTCTCCTTATACATTAGGGGCACTGGTAGCACTCTATGAACATAAAATTTTTGTACAAAGTGTGATATGGAATATTAACCCATTCGATCAGCCTGGTATTGAAAGCGCCAAGAGTGCTCACAGAGAAATCACATTATCAAGCGAATCATAA
- a CDS encoding D-alanyl-lipoteichoic acid biosynthesis protein DltD, giving the protein MNKSKIYRNYLLKRLMLTSFLFVLVFVPIELFSRWVAVTSIAPFGSWFNRDQKFLIADTIYGGIVGIGDSIIARNFYPELFSSSLAEKLSIAYPTYNLGLEGGNLEEQLALYKYLLKRKVNPKLVIIDVPVHILNVDNFSMPTSAGKTPLKLWDDNVSDYYTRCEIKDTHAISTKIYCKLASKFYFLRLLNFYHQQINNSDKTLLHTSKSRLTNLIYNHQPVSVVGFSPIFNVMTSESANSDYLYNAMVKTYERDYIHYQLGTDRLESFIDEFNNHQTKVVLVLMPLYQPLMRKVHDKLNVPQNQLIVDKIKRFAEKKKIAFVNLFEELQDPENFQDPVHMNVLGASKVTKLLANKILNKDYIYPEGYLDAEIYDYMKKSHEDKS; this is encoded by the coding sequence ATGAATAAATCAAAAATTTATCGTAATTACCTGTTAAAAAGATTAATGTTGACTTCATTTTTATTTGTCCTCGTATTTGTCCCAATTGAATTATTTTCCAGATGGGTAGCAGTCACATCTATTGCCCCATTTGGAAGCTGGTTTAATCGCGATCAAAAATTTCTAATAGCGGACACAATCTATGGTGGTATTGTTGGAATAGGTGATTCAATTATTGCCAGAAATTTTTATCCAGAACTTTTTTCCTCATCCCTGGCTGAGAAGCTTTCTATAGCATACCCTACTTATAATTTAGGGCTTGAAGGAGGAAATCTGGAAGAGCAATTAGCGCTCTATAAATATCTCCTAAAAAGAAAGGTAAATCCAAAACTGGTTATTATCGATGTACCTGTGCATATACTTAATGTTGATAACTTTTCTATGCCCACTTCTGCAGGCAAAACACCTTTAAAGTTATGGGATGATAATGTTTCTGATTACTATACTCGCTGTGAAATAAAGGATACACATGCGATTTCTACAAAAATATATTGTAAATTGGCAAGCAAGTTCTACTTTTTACGATTACTGAATTTTTACCATCAGCAAATTAATAACAGCGATAAGACATTATTGCATACATCAAAATCACGATTAACCAATTTAATTTATAATCATCAACCTGTGTCTGTAGTAGGTTTTTCACCTATTTTTAATGTCATGACTTCTGAGTCTGCTAACTCTGATTATTTATACAATGCCATGGTGAAAACTTATGAAAGAGATTACATTCATTATCAGTTAGGTACAGACAGGCTAGAGAGTTTCATAGATGAATTCAATAACCATCAAACTAAAGTAGTTCTTGTTCTAATGCCCTTATACCAACCATTAATGCGTAAAGTTCATGACAAGCTCAATGTGCCCCAAAATCAGTTGATCGTTGACAAAATTAAACGGTTTGCGGAGAAGAAAAAAATTGCTTTCGTCAATTTATTCGAAGAATTACAAGACCCGGAGAATTTTCAAGATCCGGTTCATATGAATGTTCTCGGTGCATCAAAAGTAACCAAACTTCTGGCAAATAAAATCCTAAACAAGGATTATATCTATCCGGAGGGTTATCTGGATGCAGAAATATATGATTACATGAAAAAATCTCATGAGGATAAATCATGA